TTTCAATTACGTTTATTGCCGGTGGTTTATTTGGCACAGGTAAAATGGTCGATGCTTTGACTGGAAACGAATTAGACCGTATCGCTGTCAAAGCCGACATCATGGTTCCTGCAGCCGAATGGGATGCAAAGGAAAAAATATTCAAGATTACAGAGCGGAGACTGCAGGGTTATGAATATGCGATCCTGGCAGTAACAGTCATGTTTGTGATTTATGGAATGGCAGGGGGATTAGGTGCCGCCATTATCACCGACTTCATTCAGGGTATTCTGACGATTGTGTTCTCATTTTTGCTTTTACCGTTCGTCTTTTATCAAATTGGCGGTTTTGGCGAATTACATAAACAGGCCGATCTCAAGCAGGGGATGCTCGATTTGGTCGCCAGCCCTCAAGTTGCTGCCACGTTGGGGAGTGAGCCCATTACTCCCTTTTATGTATTCATGTTGTCCGTGACAGCGCTCGCAGGTATCGTAATTCAACCTCACATTATGGGAGTCTGTGGTGCAGGAAAAACGGAATATGAAGGCCGTTTCGGATTTACTGTTGGAAACTTTCTCAAGCGATTTTGCACCGTTGCCTGGACGTTTACCGGCCTTGCCTGCATTGTCTGGTACATGGGTGATAACAGTCCGCTGAAAACGTCTGATGATCCTGCCGATCAAGCGATTTATCAATCGTTGGTGATGCGGGCCAGCCCGGAATACAATCAGCTTCCCGATGAGGAAAAAGCAAGAATCGACAAGCATGACCGCAACTTTGCTGACAAACTCTTTGGAATGGCTGCGCATGATATTCTGCCCCGCATTGCACCAGGCTTGATTGGGCTCTTGCTTGCTTCTCTGTTAGCGGCAGTCATGAGCACCAGTGACGCACAAATGATTATTTCTAGTGGTTTATTTACGGAAAATATCTATCGCAAATGCATTGTGAAAAACCGTTCCCAGCGTCATTACCTCTGGGTAGGACGTTTGTCTGGATTAATCATTGTGATCTTAGCACTTATTTTGCAAACCACGTTTACCGACATCATCGCAGCCTTGAAAGTGATTGTAAAAACGCCCGCCTGTATCGGCATCAGCCTCTGGTTTGGCATTGTCTGGAGACGTTGGAATGTCATTTCTGTCTGGGTTTCCACATTAACTGGGATTCTCGTTTGGATCGCCGTCGCCTTTAGGGCTGACTTAATTCATCAAACAGGTCTGTTTCCTGAAAGTATGTTTAAAACTGTGAAAGAGCAAATTGTGATGCGTGATGTATGGCAAATGGTATCATTTATGGGGGTTGCCATTCTCAGCGGTATTATTGTCAGTTTACTGACGAAACGGCAATCTCAGGAAAAACTCGACCATTTCTATCAGTTGATGCATACTCCCGTGAAGCTGGGTGAGGTCGTGCCATCACCGTGCACACTTCCAGAAGAACCTGAACCAATGGGGAAAAAACTATTCCCCAATTCAAAAGACATCGAAATTCCCAGACCGACCTTTCAGGATCTGGGTGGCTTTGTCTTAGCCTGGTGTGCTGTGTTTGCCATTATTTATTTGACGAAACTTCTTGCAGAATACGCGTGAGAATTTGGATCTGCAAAATCTCAAAGGCAGAATTCAAGTCGCTGTCTCTTTTCGGGTCTTGTTGCCCTCGTATATACAAAAAAAGCCAGAAACAAAAACTGTTTCTGGCTTTTTCAATTGTGATGAAGCTATCAAAGTTGTAATTAGCTACGATAGGTGACGACAACTTTTCCTCGGTGTGATTCAACAACCACACTGTATTTACCATAGTCAAAAACTTTGCGGCGTCCATCTTTGCTGCAACGGACACACTCGCAAGCACATCCCGGGGCACAGATTTCTACAGCAACACATCCTGGCTCACAACAACTGCGTCTGGGGGCACAAGGATCGACAATGGTTACTAATTTAGGGTTTGAACAAGGGGCAATGTTGCGAGGTCGACGGTAACGAACATTTTCAAACAGCCGAATCTCTTCTGAAGCAACATGTTGTTCATACGGTTGTGGCATTAACTCTGGCATCGGTTCAGGTGCAACTGTCGAAGCAGGAGGGGCTGCAGTGGTTTGGCTCAGAAAAATTCCTTGCCCTAATTTAAATGCAGGACCTTCGGCCTGAGCAGCTGTCACTGAGACAGCAATAATGCCTAACGTGAAACAAACGATCTTAGTCATCTCTGTGTACTCCTTTTGCTACCATGGTGAACTCCATTAAGGCAGCTGATTGATAAAAATCAATTTTTAGTGTTTCCTTAACCACTTGCTTGTTGGCATTCTCCAGAAGCGATCAGTTAAGCAGTCGAACAGTCAAGGAGGTCTCTCGGTTGTCCACCACCAAATTATACCCTACAGAAAATATCAGTGACAGAATTTTCAGCAGAGCAGATGAAAAACCGGTATCAGTTACATGGCTGATAATGGTCACAAATAATAAGTGAACTTTGAGTTGACAAGGCTAGTTGCCTCTTTTTTTATGCAAACATCCAAATAGGCCTGTATTGCCCGATCGGAATATTTTTACACAGTATATGCAACCAAAGTAAATTGTATTAAAATGTTCAAACGTATTGATTCGTTTCGACACATGGGTTTCGTGAATTACTGGCACATCCGTAACCGATTTGGGGAAACAGTTCAAGAGAAGGAATTGAACAATCAGGGCAAGCTGCAGTTGCAACCGAGGCTTGGATCACACATAATCTAATTGGTTTAATTTCAAGGACTTGAGGGAGACTTCCATGAAAATGCTGGAAAACCGGTTAGATAGGAAATCTATCTTACAGCCAATCAAATCGGTTTGTACCTGTCTGTTTGCTGTCGTATTAACGGGATGTGGGGGGGGGACTCCAACAGCGCCTGCTCCCCAACCCTCATCACAGTCATCTAACGCAACACCAAATACACAAGTCGCGCAAAATGCAAAAAAGCAGCCGGCAAAAACATCTGAGAAAAAAGTAAAAGATGACCGTAAGATGATTGATGGCATCCCTTACGATGTCTGGTTTGATAATCCCCTCGCGGTTGCCGCAAATAGTAAATCAGTCACACCGGTTGCCTTACCAGGGACCAGTGTTGCTAATTCTACTGCTGCGAGTACATCACCGAATGCAACGAAAACAACTGAGACTCAAGAACCGTCTCCCACTGGCGGGGTCGATTGGAAAACAATCATTCCAATGCCTGTGGTTGAAGCACAGGTCAAAGAGATACGGAATCGTTTAACCAGAAACATGCAATCTGTGGGAACCTATAATACCAGCTATCTGGAACTTCCTACATTTACAGCTACTTTAGCTGCTCTGGCGGGGATTGTTACAGAACATCCTGAAGACATTGGTTGGAAAAAAAATGCAAAATATCTTCGCGATTTATCCGCCGCTTTCACAGCCGAACCATTGATGCGAGGAGCGAAATCGTTTCGTAAGGTTCAAATTCCTTATGAACAGATGATTGTCATTCTAAATGGGAGTTTACCAGCAGACGTTCCCAAATCCGAAGACAAAATACCGCTCTCCGATGTTGCTTCCATGGGCGACTTAATGAAACGTGCTGATATTGCTTCCAAATGGTTAAAATCCAATGTAGGCAGCGCCGATGCTCTGAAAGCGGAAAAAGAAAAAGTAATCAACGAAGCACATTTGCTGGCTGCGATAGCGAAAGTGATAACAACTGAGGGATATGGATATGTCGATGATGAAGGCTTTTTAGGCTATGCGAATCCGATGTCGGATGCTTGTTTGAAAATGGTAGCAGCTGCAAAAAGCGACAATTATGAAGAGTTTGATCAAGGTTTAACTCAAGTTTATAAAGCTTGTACACAATGCCATAGTGAATACAAAGAATAGAATTTCAGTCTCAAAAGCATTAACTATGAGAAGTTGCCAGGGGAGGGATTTAAGGGCATGAGACGTTATTGGTGCGATTTAGGTGTCAGAGCTAGTCTGCTACTGTGTTTTCTGTGTCTATCCAGCAGTACGCGCGCCGATTGGATCGAACTGGTAAGCGGGCATAAAATTCAAGGGGACGTTCTCAAGCAGAGCAACAATCATTTACTTGTTGATATTGGAATTGAAGTTCTGCGAATTCCCGTCAATCAGATTCGCTCTCGGACAAAAGAAGAAGTCGCTACCAAAGGCAAAACCCCCGTAAAAAAAAATAAAAATAAAATCTATTCTGTTGCCGAACTTCCCGTCAAAAGCATCAAAGAACTCGCCCGTCTCTACGGGGAGGCAGTCACGCTCATTCAAACTCCCAGTGGGCTTGGTTCAGGGTTTATCATCAATGACCGTGGTTACTGTGTTACGAATTATCACGTTGTTGAAAAGGAAACGCGTATTGCAGCTACCATTTTTCATCGTACCAAAAGTGGCGAATTTCAGCGTCGACAGATTAAAGATGTTGAGATCCTGGCGTTGAATCCCTTTTTTGACTTGGCTTTGTTGCGGATTCCTCTACAAAAAGATATGTCATTTCGGACTGTTTATTTAGCAGAAAATGATCAACAACGTGAAGGCGATGAAGTCTTTGCCATCGGTAATCCTTTAGGACTCGAGCGTTCTGTTTCGCGAGGAATTGTCAGTACCAGAAATCGAAACATGGAAGGCATTGTTTATATACAAACTACGACACAGATCAATCCCGGTAACAGCGGTGGACCATTATTCAACTCCCGAGGTGAAGTGATCGGAGTCACGAATATGAAATTAATTTTGGGAGAAGGGCTGGGTTTTGCTATTCCCATTACTTATGTAAAGCACTTTCTCGATAACCGAGACGCATTTGCGTTCGATAAATCCAGTCCCAATACAGGGCACCACTACTTCAATGCGCCTCGTAGAAAAAATATGAATTTTCAAAAGTAATTCGAAAAAGTTGTAACCATTTCACCATTTTTCTGGTACCCAGTAGTGTACCAGTACCTCATCGGATCAATTTATTATTACTCACACAATGATCAGTCGGTTGGGGTTGCTACGAAAGGCAGAAATGCTACAAATAGACAGTTCAAATGATCGTTGCGCGATTCTGTTTGCTAGAGTTCAATCTGTGTTTGAATCTACAAACCGAGCGTGAGGTACTTTTAAAATCCCCTGTCCCCTGATAGAGAAAGAATGAAGGCTACAATGAGAAAGCCATTTTTGTTATGCACTTTAATGCTGATACAGGCAATTTTACTGCTGACTGGTCAAGTCGGTATTGCACAAGACAGAATCTCGGCTGCTCAGCGAATTCCCGCCGATACACTTCTGTATTTTTCGGTTCCCGACGTTGAACAATTTGGGGAGCAATGGAGTAAAAGCTCTATGGGGCAAATTACTCACGATGAAGCGTTCGCCGATATGAAAAAAGATCTGGTGAAACTGATTGAAAAGTACTCACAAAAATTTGAAGAAGAAACAGATTTGAGTCTCGATCAAGTCATGGGGATTCCCAGTCGGGAAATTTCACTTGCTTTCGTCAAAACCAGTGATGGCAAATTAGGTGGCGTTGCTTTCATGGACTATGGAGAAAGTGGTGAAATACTCGAAAAGATTTTGACTAAGACAGCAGATGCGCTGGATAAACAAGGCGCTCAACGTTCAATCAATAGTGCTGAAGGGACGAAAATTACCGTCTATTCATTCGGAGATGATGGTGCGGATGCAGGCCCTGTTAAAGTTCCCTTAGCAAAGAAGTTTGCATACTTTCTCAAAGAGAAAACTCTTGTTGTCTCCAATGATGACAAAATTCTGGAATCAGTTTTGTCAATGTGGGATGGTCAAAATCAGGATTCGCTTGCCAACAAAAAAGAGTATCAATACATTCAACAAAAATGCTCTGAGCCTGGCGCTCCCGCCGTCATGCAGTGGTACATGAATCCAATCGGCACACTGCAAACCGTTTTAGGAATTGCCAGCCGAGCAAATCCACAGGTTGCCATGGTGCAGGGCTTTCTACCTGCCTTGGGAATCACCAACCTTAAAGCAGTTGGCGGAACGAGTTATCTTGCCACGGAAGATTTTGATTCGATTAGCAGAACATTTACATTTGTTGAATTACCGACATCGGGAATTATTTCGATGTTTAAATGTCCGGCTGTCGCTCAGCAACCACCCGAATGGGTTTCCGATAAGGTCTCATCGTATTATTCAATCAATTGGGGGATCGAAAGTGCCTACGATTCGATTGAGACGTTGTTTGACGGGTTTCAGGGACGCCCTGGTGCTTTGGCGGCGATCGTTGATCAATTGGCAGACAAACCTGATGGTCCCAAAATCCACATCAAAAAAGATATTGTCGATAACTTGAGTGGTCGAGTTCAGGTAGCGACAGAGATTATTGATGGAGAGCAAATTGATCTGACCAAACTGTCCGGACAGTTCACTGTTGCACTTGGATTGAAGAATTCTGATGCGTTCCAGAAGATCATTTCTTCTCTGACTGCTCGTGACGATTTCCCAGGTCAGGCCAGAGAATTTCAAGGGACTACTTTATATGAAATCCCTGGGGCAGTCTTGAACACTCCCACGGACGCCGCTTTCTGTATTGCAGAAAACCAGCTTTTCGTCGCCAATGATGTCAAGCAGATTGAAAGAGTTTTGCGAAAAGACCGCGGAGTTGGCTCTCTCCTTAATAGTGCTGACTACAAACGAATTTCAGAAACCTTTCCTGAAAAAACCTCGATCATCACCTACCAAAACTCAGATGCTCAAATTCATGCTCTTTATGAGATGTTGTTAAAGAATCGGAGTGCAGTGGATATCGAAGGTGTTGATTTAGAAAAGATGCCTTCATTTGAAGTGATTCAGAAGTATTTACCCATTTCGGGGGGGTATACCGTTCCCGATGATCAGGGGTTTTTGACGTCCACATTTACTGTGAAAAAATCATCCCGATAGAGTCATCAAGATCGTCTTTGAATTTTTTAACCCGGTGAGAGACCTCACCGGGTTTTTTTGTACATATTCATATTTTATCGAATAAACCAATACTTTTTGGGATCTGCCGTGTTAAATAGGCCAGTAAGTGGTTCTGATTCCAAATCTTTCCTTAATTACAGCACTTCCATGAAAGGGGCTGTTATGCAACATTTTTACAAATCATTGACTTTGTTGGCAATTTTCTGCATCGCAGGTAATGGTTTATTCGCAGCGCCAGAGCAGGACGAATCGACTGGCAAGAATGTCTTTCAGCAACTCGATAAAAATTCTGATGGAATTGTAAATGCTGATGAAGTACCTAAGGAAAAGGAACGATTCTTTGATCATCTCATTCGACTTGGCGATCAGAATCAAGATGGCAAATTGACAAAAGCAGAATTTGAGTCTGGTCTCAATAAAGAAAAACAGAAATTTCCCACGGAAACTGGTTCAAATCGGAATCGGGGACCACGTGATTTTCAAGCTTTTATGAGCCGATTAGATCGCAATGGGGATAAGAAAATTACGAAAGACGAAATACCTGAACCTTTAAAAAAACGTCTGGAACCACTGTTTCAACGTCTGAATAAAGAGGAGATTTCATTAGACGAACTCAAAAATCTTGGCGCCAAGTTCAGAGGTCGGGGAGAAGGTGACAAAAAAGAGGGTAATCAGCGGAAAATTTCTTCAGAAATGTCAGAGCGGATCTTTCAAAGAATGGACTCGAACAAAGACGGTAAATTAACGGTCGACGAAGCCTCTGAACGTGGTAAACGCTTCCTGCGGCATATGCTTGAGCAATCGGGTAAAGATGCCGATGGATCATTTTCTAGAAAAGAATTTTCAGAAGCACTGGCAAAATTCCGACCAGATCGCCGACCTCAGGGGCGTTCTAATAATAAAGACAAACAGGAAATGAAACGTCCAGGAAAGCGAGATCAGGAGACAAATCGTCGTCGCACTGATTCTGCAGGACAACGTCCTGGTCCGGCATTTGTCAAAATTTTAGATACAAATCGGGATGGTAAATTGAGCAAAGATGAACTCAGTCAAATGAAAATGCTCTTTGAGAAACTGGACCACAATAAAGATGGAAGTTTGGATCTAAGAGAAATGATGGGAGGTAATCGTATGGACCGTCCTCGTCGTCCGGCACAAGATCGCCCTCAGAGTAAAAACAAGAACAAAGACTCTTGAAATTTTAAGGCTCTAAACCTTGTGAGGCAGTTTGCTCTACTAATGCAGCACTGCCTTTTTCTTTTTGTAGATGCTGAACCCAGGCAGGGGGCAGATTAAACCAAACCCAGTTCGTTCGAATTCGGAACTGGCGTGTGTAGTTGCTCATGATTTCATCTATGTTTCGAATTCGCTGATTTTCTTCACCCCGAGAAACGACTTTTCGTACAGGGCGAACATACATGTATTCGAAGTAGGAAAGTACTCCCCCTGGCTTAAGCAAGCGAAAATAAGCCTCGAAGATTTCATCGACGAGAGTTGTTGGGAAATTATTGAGTGGTAATCCAGAGATGATAAAATCGTATTCTTCTCCTGCTCCATATTCCTGCAGAGGACAGTTATGGATGGATGTGAGATGTTTGATCTCCTGGAAGGCCACTTCCGAATCAAAACGCTGATTTAAAATTTCCACAAACTTGTCATTCAATTCCACAAGATCAAGTTGATCTCCTGGTTGAATCTGCTTGACGATTTGTCTGGTGACCGCACCGGTACCTGGTCCAATTTCCAAAACTTTCTTGGGCCCCTGATGCTGCTTCATCGGTCCAGACATATTCGAACCTAAAAAACGGCTACTGGGAGCTATGGCACCGGTCGTTTCAAAAGTAGTTCGAAACTGTTTAAAAAATTCCCGATAATGTGACACGTTGAAGGTTCCTGATTTACTGTCAAAACTGTCAGAGCGAGTAGAATTCACTCCGGTTTAATGTTGTTCTGAAATCGACTTTCGTCGCGCTTCACCGACTTGTGTTGCCTGCTCTACAATATCTACTCCCACAATCTGACTCCAGGCAGACAACAACTTTTGAAAAACGGGTCCGGGCCTGCCATCAGAAATCGGCTGAGAGTTAAAATGGGTTACTGGCATCAGACAATAAGCGGTTGAAGACGTCAATGCTTCATCCGCATCGATAATCGCATTTGAGGAAATATCTGTCTCTTCATAGCAAAGTCCAAGCTGTTTTGCCAATTGGGCTACCATAGTCTGGCTGATTCCCCCCAGTACATGTTCCGGACGGGGAGTTTTAATGATGTTGTCTTTGACAAGATAAAAATTACCGATTGTTGTTTCGGCCGCAAATCCAGATTGATCAAAGAGTAAGGCGCTCGCTTGCGGATTTTCTTTGCGGACGAGTTTGTCGGCTCGATAAAGATGAATGCGGCTCCGAGATTTAATACGAGGGTCAAAGATACTGTTATTGAGCTGTTGTCCTTCCGCTTTTAGCAAATATTGGCCCGTATTGTATTTTTGGTTCCAAAGCTCAAAAGCCAAAGGAAATGAGTGAACACAAACTGTTGGAGTGCGACACATTTCTAATTCAGATAACCCGAGATAAGGCAGGTTATGGCCAGCGGTGATAAAGACCGTCAAACCCAGATCATGTTCTGGAGGGAGCAGTCTTGCATTATGCTCAATCACTGTTTCACAGACCTGCCTGAGTTCTGATTTTTGTGGGACAGGTTCGATGCAGGCATATTCAAGCGCGGAATACAATCGATCCAGGTGTTCGTCGAGCATAAATAACTGATGCGCGAATGTACGTATCATCTCTGTTACTGCGGCACCGTAAACAATGCCCAGATCGGTCACAGCCAACTTTGCTTCTGAAAACGGTATGAAGGCGCCATTAAGATACGCCTGGGGTTCAGTCATCTAAAAACCAATCACAACGTAAGAAGGACGAACTCGTCCCAGAAAACAGAAATAAGTGCAGTGAGGAAATTTAAAAAGAATCAATAGCCATAGTAAACAGGATAAGGGGATTGGTACTGTGAGTTTAAGAACGTCCTTCTCCCAAAAAGTCGGACCTGTAGATACATCGTATTTGCTACCATACGACAACCCAGTGGGAACCGGGAATAATTGCAGCGATGGTATAATTGCTGACGAAGTTGTAAATCACAGTAACGCCGACTGATACCTGGAATTTGATAACACGCATCATGCTGAGCGCAGCTTCCCCGAAAATCTGCTCCCATAAATCCTTGTGGTGTTAAGAATCGTAAAAGTGGAGCACCATCAGGACCGCAAGGATAAGCAACTCCTTGTGCGTAAACAGAATTCGTGTCATATATGCCACTGGTTAAAACGAATAAGGCCATTACGATTATCGATTTTAAATTCATTTGGACTCGCTTCTTCATCTGAAAATTAGTCAACTGATTTCTATTTATTTAAAGGGGCGGTCCTCAGAGTGATTTCCGATTTTCTCCAGTTCGGTTCGGATTCGCAAGTGCCTTTTGGTGCTAGTCCTTATTTCAATCAACAAAAGCACGAACCTGTGATGATTGTGACCAAAAAATGAACCAGTCGTATGACTTCTGAGTCATTGCTCGATATACTTCCAAAGAGAATGATTGTGCTAACTTGTGATATGGCAATCATTTCTTTACGATTTCCATTAAGAGACTCATGTATTGACTGCTTGCATATTGGCATTATTGAATTGATAACTAGAGGGATTGAGTGATATGACGATACCAGCAATTCAACCAGGTAAAACAAAAATCGGCTGGATTGGAACCGGGGTGATGGGGGCCAGTATGGTTGGACATCTCATGGATGCCGGCTTTTCAGCTACTGTCTATAACCGCAGTAAAGTAAAGGCGGAGTCATTACTAAAAAAAGGAGCGAGTTGGGCAGACTCGCCGAAGGCTGTTGCTGAGGCGTCGGATGTGATTTTCTCAATTGTTGGGTTTCCTGCAGACGTTAGAGAAGTACTGTTAGGAGAGCAGGGGGCTTTGGCAGGAGCAACAGCTGATAAAATTTTAGTTGATATGACAACAAGCGATCCTTCGCTTGCAATGGAAATTGCAGAAGCTGCACAATCAAAAGGTGTTTATAGTGTAGACGCTCCTGTTTCTGGTGGAGATATTGGAGCGAAAAATGGCACGTTATCAATCATGATTGGTGGCGACCAACAAGTTGTGGATGCACTACAACCTTGCTGGAATGCGATGGGCAAGACTATTGTTTATCAGGGAGGCCCGGGATCGGGGCAACATACAAAAATGGTCAATCAGATTCTGATTGCCACTAATATGATTGGCGTCTGCGAAGCACTGCTTTATGGGTATAAAGCGGGACTTGACTTGCCTACTGTTTTGGAATCAGTCGGTAGCGGTGCTGCAGGCAGTTGGTCACTCTCAAATCTGGGCCCTCGTATCATGGATAACAATTTTGATCCCGGTTTTTTCGTCGAACATTTCATCAAAGATATGGGAATTGCTCTGGCGGAAGCAAAGGCGATGAATTTAAGTCTTCCCGGCTTAGCCTTAGGGCATCAACTTTATCTGGCAGTTCAGGCACAAGGACATGGCCGTGACGGAACTCATGCCCTGCAGTTAGCATTAGCATCGTTGTCGAATGTCGACTGGGAGCATCGAACTTAGTTTCAAGTGTCGGTTATAAATGCAGCACATAGAACACAAAGATTTTTGTTGAATATAGCTGGTTGGTAGAATTTGTTTTAAGGTATTAAAAGCATGGCAAATCAAAGTGACCTGTTCGCAGGTCTTTCAGTGGCAATGATTACTCCCTTCAAAAATGGAGAAATCGACGAAGCTGCACTGCGGACTCTGGTTGATTACCACATTGAGCAAGGGACCGATACCTTGTGTCCCGTTGGAACTACTGGTGAATCACCAACTCTTTCACATGAAGAGCACAAACAAGTCATTTCCATTGTTTGCCAACATGCTGCTGGCCGCATCAAAGTTATGGCAGGGACGGGTTCGAATAGTACGAAGGAAGCAGTCGAACTGACGAAGTATGCCGAACAAGCTGGTGCCGATGGGGGGTTACACGTGGCTCCCTATTACAATAAACCGACTCAGGAAGGATTCTTCCAGCATTATCAGACAATTGCTGAGTCGGTTGAAATTCCAATTGTGATTTACAATATTCCAGGAAGAACTGCCAAGAATATTGAGCCTGAAACCATTATTCGTTTGGCAGAAATACCCAATATTGTTGCAGTCAAAGAATCGACTGGCTCAATGGATCAGGCGTCTCACATTCTTTCCGCTTGTGACTTATCGGTCCTGTCCGGTGATGATAGTCTGACATTACCACTGATGGCTTTAGGTGGAAAAGGAGTTGTGTCGGTTGTCGGAAATATTGTTCCCGGTGATGTGAAAAATATGTTAAATGCATTTAACGCCGGGGATTTACAACTAGCCAGAGAATGGCACTTCAAGCTTTTTACACTCTGCAGAAATTTGCTGGGGCTGGCTACAAATCCGATTCCCATCAAAGCTGCTATGCAATTGCTGGGTAGGGACAATGGAGAGGTTCGTCTTCCGATGACTCAACTCGATAAGGCATCGATTAAAGTCTTGGAAAAGACATTGGGAGATTATGGGCTGCTTTAATGCGTGCCTGGGATCCTATCAGCAAGGTATCGTTGAGAAGAGTGAGTACATAACAAGTGGTTGCTGGTCGAGTATGTTCACAGAAATAGAGTTCAAGTTTCACACATAACCTGTTTGGTAAGAGGTATCGCTAGTGATATTTGGTTTTGGAAAATCCCGGGATGACGAGGAAGAATTCGAAGAAGAAATTGAGCCGGTTTCCTTTCAAGGCGCATTAAATGGTCAACCAGCGAACCTGAAAGAAAATGCGAGACTGGTGAAAGCCGGTCTCATGCCTGCAAAAAATATCGTTACTGATGCTCTTGCTCTCCGTGCAGAATTCATTCGTTTTGAACCAAAAGGTGAGCGATATCAGGTTTTGTTTTATATAGACGGGGTCGCGAGTCCGGGACCAAAACTCTCAAAACAACAAGGTCTGGCTGTCATTCAGATTATCAAGCTGCTTTCAGGTTTGAA
The Gimesia aquarii DNA segment above includes these coding regions:
- a CDS encoding sodium:solute symporter, with amino-acid sequence MILAAQKNIWLGLHPADWIVLALYFVVILAIGIWSVKKVKDMADFFMGGRRFGKVFMMFFAFGSGTSSEQAISVVAGTWRAGLAGIWWQFLWLWATPFYWIVAPIMRRMRALTTADFFETRFNGPTAVMYSFYGIAISITFIAGGLFGTGKMVDALTGNELDRIAVKADIMVPAAEWDAKEKIFKITERRLQGYEYAILAVTVMFVIYGMAGGLGAAIITDFIQGILTIVFSFLLLPFVFYQIGGFGELHKQADLKQGMLDLVASPQVAATLGSEPITPFYVFMLSVTALAGIVIQPHIMGVCGAGKTEYEGRFGFTVGNFLKRFCTVAWTFTGLACIVWYMGDNSPLKTSDDPADQAIYQSLVMRASPEYNQLPDEEKARIDKHDRNFADKLFGMAAHDILPRIAPGLIGLLLASLLAAVMSTSDAQMIISSGLFTENIYRKCIVKNRSQRHYLWVGRLSGLIIVILALILQTTFTDIIAALKVIVKTPACIGISLWFGIVWRRWNVISVWVSTLTGILVWIAVAFRADLIHQTGLFPESMFKTVKEQIVMRDVWQMVSFMGVAILSGIIVSLLTKRQSQEKLDHFYQLMHTPVKLGEVVPSPCTLPEEPEPMGKKLFPNSKDIEIPRPTFQDLGGFVLAWCAVFAIIYLTKLLAEYA
- a CDS encoding cytochrome c, whose translation is MKMLENRLDRKSILQPIKSVCTCLFAVVLTGCGGGTPTAPAPQPSSQSSNATPNTQVAQNAKKQPAKTSEKKVKDDRKMIDGIPYDVWFDNPLAVAANSKSVTPVALPGTSVANSTAASTSPNATKTTETQEPSPTGGVDWKTIIPMPVVEAQVKEIRNRLTRNMQSVGTYNTSYLELPTFTATLAALAGIVTEHPEDIGWKKNAKYLRDLSAAFTAEPLMRGAKSFRKVQIPYEQMIVILNGSLPADVPKSEDKIPLSDVASMGDLMKRADIASKWLKSNVGSADALKAEKEKVINEAHLLAAIAKVITTEGYGYVDDEGFLGYANPMSDACLKMVAAAKSDNYEEFDQGLTQVYKACTQCHSEYKE
- a CDS encoding S1C family serine protease, translated to MRRYWCDLGVRASLLLCFLCLSSSTRADWIELVSGHKIQGDVLKQSNNHLLVDIGIEVLRIPVNQIRSRTKEEVATKGKTPVKKNKNKIYSVAELPVKSIKELARLYGEAVTLIQTPSGLGSGFIINDRGYCVTNYHVVEKETRIAATIFHRTKSGEFQRRQIKDVEILALNPFFDLALLRIPLQKDMSFRTVYLAENDQQREGDEVFAIGNPLGLERSVSRGIVSTRNRNMEGIVYIQTTTQINPGNSGGPLFNSRGEVIGVTNMKLILGEGLGFAIPITYVKHFLDNRDAFAFDKSSPNTGHHYFNAPRRKNMNFQK
- a CDS encoding EF-hand domain-containing protein codes for the protein MQHFYKSLTLLAIFCIAGNGLFAAPEQDESTGKNVFQQLDKNSDGIVNADEVPKEKERFFDHLIRLGDQNQDGKLTKAEFESGLNKEKQKFPTETGSNRNRGPRDFQAFMSRLDRNGDKKITKDEIPEPLKKRLEPLFQRLNKEEISLDELKNLGAKFRGRGEGDKKEGNQRKISSEMSERIFQRMDSNKDGKLTVDEASERGKRFLRHMLEQSGKDADGSFSRKEFSEALAKFRPDRRPQGRSNNKDKQEMKRPGKRDQETNRRRTDSAGQRPGPAFVKILDTNRDGKLSKDELSQMKMLFEKLDHNKDGSLDLREMMGGNRMDRPRRPAQDRPQSKNKNKDS
- a CDS encoding class I SAM-dependent methyltransferase, translated to MSHYREFFKQFRTTFETTGAIAPSSRFLGSNMSGPMKQHQGPKKVLEIGPGTGAVTRQIVKQIQPGDQLDLVELNDKFVEILNQRFDSEVAFQEIKHLTSIHNCPLQEYGAGEEYDFIISGLPLNNFPTTLVDEIFEAYFRLLKPGGVLSYFEYMYVRPVRKVVSRGEENQRIRNIDEIMSNYTRQFRIRTNWVWFNLPPAWVQHLQKEKGSAALVEQTASQGLEP
- a CDS encoding aminotransferase class IV — protein: MTEPQAYLNGAFIPFSEAKLAVTDLGIVYGAAVTEMIRTFAHQLFMLDEHLDRLYSALEYACIEPVPQKSELRQVCETVIEHNARLLPPEHDLGLTVFITAGHNLPYLGLSELEMCRTPTVCVHSFPLAFELWNQKYNTGQYLLKAEGQQLNNSIFDPRIKSRSRIHLYRADKLVRKENPQASALLFDQSGFAAETTIGNFYLVKDNIIKTPRPEHVLGGISQTMVAQLAKQLGLCYEETDISSNAIIDADEALTSSTAYCLMPVTHFNSQPISDGRPGPVFQKLLSAWSQIVGVDIVEQATQVGEARRKSISEQH
- a CDS encoding NAD(P)-dependent oxidoreductase, with the translated sequence MTIPAIQPGKTKIGWIGTGVMGASMVGHLMDAGFSATVYNRSKVKAESLLKKGASWADSPKAVAEASDVIFSIVGFPADVREVLLGEQGALAGATADKILVDMTTSDPSLAMEIAEAAQSKGVYSVDAPVSGGDIGAKNGTLSIMIGGDQQVVDALQPCWNAMGKTIVYQGGPGSGQHTKMVNQILIATNMIGVCEALLYGYKAGLDLPTVLESVGSGAAGSWSLSNLGPRIMDNNFDPGFFVEHFIKDMGIALAEAKAMNLSLPGLALGHQLYLAVQAQGHGRDGTHALQLALASLSNVDWEHRT